A single window of Colletotrichum destructivum chromosome 9, complete sequence DNA harbors:
- a CDS encoding Putative peptidase M24, PH-like domain superfamily, FACT complex subunit Spt16 has protein sequence MAEIKIDSKAFHERVTRLAGAWKNDLRSKDGNIFHGASSIVVMMGKVEETPELHKNNAMHFWLLGYEFPTTMMLLTTDKIYILTTAKKAKHLEQLKNGRFPLEVLVRGKDAAENEKLFVKLAEVIKSSGNKVGTIAKDTSKGPFVEEWKKVFADQCKDVEEVDVSQALSQHAFSVKDETELRAMRTASKACVALMTPFFLEEMSDILDKEKKVKHSALADKVDKKLDDTKFWKTVELPNKTKLPQDLDPAQLDWVLGPLVQSGGKYDLKMNSESNDDILHPGTIVAAMGLRYKSYCSAIARTYLVDPNKSQESNYKLLFNIHNMILKEVRDGVVIKEVYNKALSMIKAKKPDLEKHFLKNVGWGVGLENRDPTLILNAKNSRALKDGMTLVITTGFSDIENPQPQDKNSKIYSLVITDTIRVTASEAVVFTGETPIDADSNSFFFKDEEEAQPTPKKEKKDSRVGAVATKNITSTRLRSERTTTVDDDADKRRREHQKELATKKQKEGLARFSESTSGQNGTEVKKFKRFDSYKRDNQFPPKVRDLQIVVDARNDTVVLPVMGRPVPFHINTIKNASKSDEGDWSFLRINFLSPGQGVGRKDDQPFEDASAHFVRSLTFRSTDGDRYQEIATQISNMKRDVNKKEQEKKELEDVVEQDKLVEIRNRRPAVLDNVFIRPAMEGKRVPGKVEIHQNGIRYQSPLSTQQRVDILFSNVRHLFFQPCQHELIVIIHIHLKDPIMVANKKKTKDVQFYREATDIQFDETGNRKRKYRYGDEDEFEQEQEERRRRAELDRLFQGFAQKMAEAGKNENLEVDVPIRDLGFHGVPFRSNVFIQPTTECLIQVVEPPFMVITLEDIEVAHLERVQFGLKNFDLVFVFKDFTRPPYHVNTIPVEFLDHVKEFLDSSDIAYSEGPLNLNWPTIMKTVTADTHQFFIDGGWSFLQADSDDEDAGSEEQESNFEIESDELEEASESSEEDSDFGSNVSDEEDDAEMSDEDEGEDWDELEAKAKKRDREDARGGVDEDEARGRKKRKH, from the exons ATGGCGGAGATCAAAATCGACAGCAAGGCTTTCCACGAGCGCGTTACGCGCCTTGCGGGCGCCTGGAAGAACGACCTGCGATCCAAGGATGGCAACATCTTCCATGGCGCCTCGTCCATCGTTGTCATGATGGGCAAGGTGGAGGAGACACCCGAGCTGCACAAGAACAACGCCATGCAT TTTTGGCTTCTTGGCTACGAGTTTCCTACGACGATGATGTTGCTGACGACCGACAAAATATACATTCTGACGACTGCGAAGAAGG CGAAGCATCTTGAGCAATTGAAGAACGGTCGATTCCCGCTCGAGGTTCTCGTTCGAGGCAAGGACGCAGCTGAGAATGAGAAGCTGTTTGTCAAGCTTGCCGAAGTCATCAAATCTTCGGGC AACAAGGTTGGCACCATCGCCAAGGACACCTCCAAGGGCCCCTTCGtcgaggagtggaagaaggtCTTCGCCGACCAGTGCAAGGAtgtcgaagaggtcgacgTTTCCCAGGCACTTTCCCAACACGCCTTCTCTGTGAAGGACGAAACCGAGCTCCGAGCCATGCGAACTGCGTCCAAGGCCTGCGTCGCCTTGATGACCCCCTTTTTCCTCGAGGAAATGTCGGACATTCTTGAtaaggagaagaaggtcaagCATAGCGCATTGGCAGACAAGGTCGATAAGAAGCTCGATGACACCAAGTTCTGGAAGACGGTCGAGCTCCCCAACAAGACCAAGCTTCCTCAGGACCTCGACCCTGCACAGCTGGACTGGGTTCTGGGTCCGCTAGTGCAGAGCGGTGGCAAGTACGATCTGAAGATGAACTCAGAGAGTAACGACGATATTTTGCATCCTGGCACTATTGTTGCTGCTATGGGCCTGCGCTATAAGTCGTACTGCTCTGCCATCGCTCGTACCTACCTGGTGGATCCGAACAAGTCGCAAGAGAGCAACTACAAGCTTCTTTTCAACATCCACAACATGATCCTCAAGGAGGTTCGCGACGGTGTCGTCATCAAGGAGGTCTACAACAAGGCCCTGAGCAtgatcaaggccaagaagcctGACTTGGAGAAACACTTCCTGAAGAACGTCGGCTGGGGCGTCGGCCTGGAGAATAGGGACCCGACCTTGATCCTCAACGCGAAGAACTCACGAGCACTGAAGGACGGAATGACCCTTGTCATCACGACCGGCTTTAGCGACATCGAGAACCCCCAACCCCAGGACAAGAACAGCAAGATCTACTCCTTGGTCATTACTGACACAATTCGTGTCACGGCAAGTGAGGCTGTTGTCTTTACCGGCGAGACTCCTATTGATGCGGATTCGAATTCCTTTTTCTTcaaagacgaggaagaggcccAGCCGACGccaaagaaggagaagaaggattcTCGAGTTGGCGCTGTTGCTACGAAAAACATCACTTCTACGAGACTGAGATCTGAGCGAACCACAAccgtcgatgatgacgcGGACAAGAGGCGTCGCGAACATCAGAAGGAGTTGGCCACAAAGAAGCAGAAAGAAGGCCTCGCGCGTTTCTCCGAGTCTACCAGCGGGCAGAACGGCACCGAGGTGAAGAAGTTCAAGCGTTTCGACTCGTACAAACGTGACAACCAGTTCCCCCCAAAGGTCCGCGATCTGCagatcgtcgtcgatgcGAGAAACGACACGGTCGTTTTGCCCGTCATGGGCCGGCCTGTTCCCTTCCATATCAACACGATCAAGAATGCGAGCAAGAGTGACGAGGGTGACTGGTCGTTCCTGCGAATCAACTTCCTGTCTCCTGGTCAGGGTGTAGGTCGGAAAGACGACCAGCCTTTTGAGGACGCTTCGGCTCATTTCGTCAGAAGCTTGACTTTCCGTTCCACAGATGGTGATCGCTACCAAGAAATTGCGACCCAGATCTCGAACATGAAGCGGGATGTGAACAAGAaggagcaggagaagaaggagctggAGGACGTTGTCGAGCAAGACAAGCTTGTCGAGATAAGAA ATCGTCGTCCCGCCGTGCTTGACAACGTCTTCATCCGCCCCGCGATGGAAGGCAAGCGGGTTCCTGGCAAAGTGGAAATTCACCAGAATGGTATCCGCTACCAATCCCCGTTGAGCACCCAGCAACGTGTCGACATTCTGTTTTCAAACGTCCGCcacctcttcttccagccATGCCAGCACGAGTTGATTGTCATCATCCATATCCATCTGAAAGATCCCATCATGGTtgccaacaagaagaagaccaaggatgTCCAATTCTACCGGGAGGCAACGGACATCCAATTCGATGAGACGGGCAACCGCAAGAGGAAATACCGTTACGGTGATGAGGACGAGTTTGAACAGGAACAGGAggagcgccggcgccgcgccgAACTCGACCGCCTGTTCCAAGGCTTCGCCCAGAaaatggccgaggccggaaagaacgagaacctcgaggtGGACGTGCCTATAAGGGATCTTGGCTTCCACGGCGTGCCGTTCCGAAGCAACGTCTTCATCCAGCCTACTACCGAGTGCCTGATCCAAGTCGTCGAGCCGCCATTCATGGTCATCACCCTTGAGGACATCGAGGTTGCCCATTTGGAACGTGTCCAGTTCGGTCTCAAAAACTTTGATCTCGTATTCGTCTTCAAAGACTTTACACGACCACCGTACCACGTCAACACCATTCCAGTCGAATTCTTGGATCACGTCAAGGAATTCCTGGACTCCTCCGACATTGCCTACTCCGAGGGTCCTCTCAACCTGAACTGGCCGACGATCATGAAGACGGTCACGGCCGATACCCATCAGTTCTTCATCGACGGAGGTTGGTCCTTCTTGCAAGCCGAttccgacgacgaggatgcggGATCTGAGGAACAGGAGAGCAATTTTGAGATTGAATCCGACGAACTCGAAGAGGCTTCGGAGTCGAGCGAAGAGGATTCTGACTTCGGCTCCAACGTTtccgacgaagaggatgacgCCGAGATgagcgacgaagacgagggcgaggactgGGATGAGCTTGAGGCTAAGGCTAAGAAGCGTGACCGCGAGGATGCTCGCGGCGGtgtcgacgaagacgaggcccgcGGCCGCAAGAAGCGGAAGCACTAA
- a CDS encoding Putative CDC50/LEM3 family protein, whose amino-acid sequence MPEPSPGVNHADSIDPQHDTGKKDDKKKSRRPANTAFRQQRLKAWQPILTPKTVLPLFFIIGIIFAPIGGLLLYASSKVKEIRIDYTNCLTEATENLEAMDSKYISTAFSSDAQTKNALWAVRDIEVKDGPITYPAKQCTIQFYIPEPMGPPVLFYYHLTNFYQNHRRYVASFYDKQLKGNAESASNVNSSSCEPLEWDSEAQKPYYPCGLIANSMFNDTFTSPRWLQGDSIYPMSTEENIAWASDSDLYGKTQYNPEDIVPPPNWRVRYPNYTADHLPPDISKWPAFQVWMRTAGLPTFSKLYQRNDDESMVTGNYEVNITDNFPTTEYKGTKSIVITTRTIMGGRNPFLGIAYVVVGGMCILLGVVFTVTHLIKPRKLGDHTYLSWNNAPGSKQGAGASSAVASGRDARPGDA is encoded by the exons ATGCCCGAACCATCGCCTGGTGTCAACCACGCTGACTCTATCGACCCGCAACATGATACAgggaagaaggacgacaagaagaagagccgCCGACCGGCAA ATACGGCATTTCGGCAGCAGCGTTTGAAGGCATGGCA ACCAATCTTGACACCCAAAACTGTCTTGCCTCTGTTCTTCATTATCGGCATCATATTCGCCCCCATCGGTGGATTGCTACTCTACGCAAGTTCAAAG GTCAAGGAGATCCGGATCGATTACACCAACTGCCTTACTGAAGCGACAGAGAACCTTGAGGCCATGGACTCAAAGTACATTAGCACTGCGTTCAGTAGCGATGCCCAGACAAAGAACGCTCTGTGGGCTGTAAGGGACATCGAAGTCAAGGACGGACCGATCACGTACCCGGCGAAGCAATGCACAATTCAATTCTACATCCCTGAGCCGATGGGACCACCGGTGTTGTTCTACTATCACCTTACAAACTTCTACCAGAATCACCGGCGATACGTCGCGTCCTTTTACGACAAGCAACTCAAGGGCAATGCGGAATCCGCCAGCAATGTCAACAGTTCCTCCTGCGAGCCCCTCGAGTGGGATTCGGAAGCCCAGAAGCCTTACTATCCCTGTG GTTTGATTGCAAACTCCATGTTCAACGACACATTCACCTCGCCCCGCTGGCTGCAGGGGGATTCGATATACCCGATGTCAACCGAGGAGAACATCGCCTGGGCGTCCGATTCCGATCTTTACGGCAAAACCCAGTACAACCCCGAAGATATtgtgccgccgccgaactgGAGAGTCCGCTACCCAAACTACACCGCTGATCACCTTCCGCCAGACATCTCCAAGTGGCCTGCTTTCCAGGTTTGGATGAGAACCGCTGGATTGCCGACTTTCAGCAAGTTGTACCAGCggaacgacgacgagagcatGGTGACAGGCAATTACGAAGTCAACATTACGGACA ATTTCCCAACAACGGAGTACAAGGGAACCAAGTCAATCGTCATCACCACGCGTACAATCATGGGTGGTAGAAACCCTTTCCTTGGAATCGCAtacgtcgtcgtcggtggcaTGTGCATTCTTCTCGGCGTTGTCTTCACAGTCACCCATCTTATCAAGCCGAG AAAGCTGGGCGACCACACCTATCTCTCATGGAATAACGCGCCCGGGTCCAAGCAGGGCGCCGGTGCCAGCTCGGCAGTGGCATCAGGTCGCGACGCACGACCCGGCGACGCCTAG
- a CDS encoding Putative cAMP-dependent protein kinase regulatory subunit, which produces MSGMFKSPFGANANPFGGPSDGAPAGGNAIHRVVEEEENDTVTSPTSPNFGMNAGSMFSGPFGGDAANDAPPSALRSPPNPESYPAQYNFGRRTSVSAESLKPSADTYDNWSPPYHQKSKEQLGRLQTAIEGNFLFSHLDDEQSAQILGALNEKPIPAKDIKVISQGDAGDFFYVVEKGSFDVYVNSSGNLQPGPEGMGQKVGTIQAGGSFGELALMYNAPRAATVISAESGCTLWALDRLTFRRILMESTFARRRMYESFLEEVPLLQSLTPYERSKIADALETQKYAPGEIIIREGDPGHSFFLLESGEADAYKGDSKESVKHYSKGDFFGELALLNDAPRAASIAATTDVKVASLGKNAFQRLLGPVEGIMRRTKYEGVKTGVEEMDPLQAA; this is translated from the exons ATGTCGGGCATGTTCAAGAGTCCTTTCGGGGCTAACGCCAACCCTTTCGGAGGGCCCAGCGATGGGGCCCCGGCGGGAGGCAACGCCATCCATCgagtcgtcgaggaagaggagaacgATACCGTCACGTCTCCTACGTCACCAAATTTCGGCATGAACGCAGGTTCAATGTTCAGCGGCCCATTTGGAGGCGATGCGGCCAATGACGCTCCGCCGTCTGCGCTCAGAAGCCCGCCCAATCCAGAGAGCTATCCCGCCCAATACAACTTTGGCCGCCGAAcctcggtctcggccgaGTCGTTGAAGCCCAGCGCAGATACTTATGATAATTGGTCACCGCCTTACCACCAGAAGAGCAAGGAGCAGCTGGGCCGTCTGCAAACTGCCATTGAAGGCAACTTTCTGTTCAGTCATCTGGATGATGAACAGAGCGCTCAGATTCTGGGTGCTCTAAACGAAAAGCCCATTCCTGCTAAGGATATCAAG GTTATTAGCCAGGGCGACGCTGGCGACTTTTTCTACGTAGTGGAGAAGGGATCTTTCGATGTTTATGTCAACAGCAGCGGCAACTTGCAGCCTGGTCCCGAGGGCATGGGCCAAAAAGTCGGGACTATCCAAGCCGGCGGCTCGTTCGGTGAATTGGCCCTGATGTACAACGCTCCTCGCGCTGCAaccgtcatctcggccgagtcCGGATGTACCCTCTGGGCGCTTGACCGTCTTACTTTCCGCCGCATTCTCATGGAGTCGACGTTTGCTCGGCGACGGATGTACGAGAGTTTCCTCGAAGAGGTACCCTTGTTGCAGAGCCTCACGCCGTATGAGCGATCCAAGATTGCCGATGCGCTGGAGACTCAGAAGTACGCACCTGGGGAGATCATTATCAGGGAAGGAGACCCCGGACACTCGTTCTTCCTTCTGGAGAGCGGTGAGGCCGATGCGTACAAGGGTGATAGCAAAGAATCCGTCAAGCACTACAGCAAGGGAGACTTCTTCGGCGAGCTCGCGCTTCTGAATGACGCTCCTCGTGCCGCTAGCATTGCTGCGACGACGGATGTCAAGGTTGCTAGCCTGGGCAAGAACGCCTTCCAGAGGCTTCTTGGTCCCGTCGAAGGCATCATGAGACGGACGAAGTACGAAGGCGTCAAAACTGGTGTCGAGGAGATGGATCCGCTCCAAGCGGCCTAA
- a CDS encoding Putative pre-mRNA-splicing factor SPF27 → MSALNAFHESLPYIDDEPTPAEREAAESLIRAELSRSSPKPAPTYEEPTFSPLIELELERIASQQPLKAVDLERYQTQEPFADSGELSTPEDRQRLADALQKAYISYTYLDARAQNLSLLDKWGKNAWLIGNWELENELKTLERDLAETRRLIDVLTVARRRQQEEVAAEMKGLEETWKKGVGRTLETEIAVEQLRREVLEELRVREA, encoded by the exons ATGTCCGCCCTGAACGCCTTCCACGAGTCTCTTCCAT ACATTGATGACGAGCCCACACCAGCGGAACGTGAAGCTGCCGAGTCCCTGATTAGGGCCGAGCTATCCAGATCCTCACCGAAACCTGCACCGACCTACGAAGAACCGAccttctctcctctcatcgagctcgagctcgagcgtATTGCCTCCCAACAACccctcaaggccgtcgacctcgaacGCTACCAAACACAAGAGCCTTTCGCGGACTCTGGGGAACTATCGACACCAGAGGACCGTCAGCGTCTTGCCGACGCTCTTCAAAAGGCATACATTTCCTATACCTATCTCGATGCTCGTGCTCAGAACCTCAGTTTGCTGGATAAATGGGGAAAGAATGCCTGGCTAATTGGCAACTGGGAACTCGAGAATGAACTCAAGACTCTTGAGCGGGATCTCGCCGAAACGAGGCGTTTGATCGATGTATTGACTgttgctcgtcgacggcagcaggAGGAGGTGGCAGCTGAGATGAAGGGACTGGAGGAGACTTGGAAGAAGGGGGTTGGAAGAACTTTGGAGACCGAGATTGCCGTTGAGCAACTGAGGAGGGAGGTCCTGGAAGAATTGAGAGTAAGAGAGGCTTAG
- a CDS encoding Putative extracellular membrane protein, CFEM, translating to MLSETPTLPPSWGPFSMFGRLRRTGSRFWIPERRPRLVHRDNGHTSDIMRLLTSLTFGVFTLLALPVSLLAAQKVNNITDAVAQLPTCAVACILSAVQGSTCELTNATCVCSDSQFESTTEGCITSACPIKDALHVKNVFETTCNRPQRDHSPEYARLTWVLLGLTTFVVAARLIYKSFSSAQLGLDDLFTLLAYLAVLPSFIINVVGLIPAGLGKDIWTLTPHQIESFGYWFYLLEPMYFIQMGLVKMAILCFYMRIFDRAGLRTLLWATVVFNAVNTVVFVLVGVFQCTPISFYWTRWDGEGKGTCININAVPWVNAIISIALDLWMLFLPLSRIRTLNLHWWKKIAVTLMFCVGTFVTIVSILRLQSLVRFANSKNPTWDQYGIAFWTCLEVPTGIICCCMPAMRLILIKSFPRLFGKLTERHNSKKYAVPSNEEDRSRSRNRISRVPVPEGSTTEPQSAPQNSKNIVYAGQSAVEAHDSSSLFAMTELEAGSAKDSMSRSHRSTSPSRSSSAMSGQEVSIRR from the exons ATGCTGTCAGAAACGCCCACACTTCCCCCTTCATGGGGACCTTTTTCCATGTTTGGGCGATTGCGTAGAACGGGATCACGGTTTTG GATCCCGGAACGACGTCCGAGACTTGTTCATCGAGACAACGGGCATACATCGGACATCATGCGGCTCTTGACGTCTCTCACATTCGGGGTGTTTACACTCCTAGCGTTACCAGTGTCTCTATTGGCAGCCCAGAAAGTCAACAACATCACGGATGCTGTAGCACAGCTTCCTACTTGCGCC GTTGCATGTATTCTGTCGGCAGTCCAAGGCTCAACGTGTGAGTTGACGAACGCGACTTGCGTCTGCTCTGATTCGCAATTTGAATCCACGACCGAGGGCTGTATAACATCAGCATGCCCCATTAAAGATGCTCTTC ATGTCAAAAACGTCTTCGAGACAACCTGCAACAGACCCCAGAGGGACCATAGCCCGGAGTATGCTCGTTTGACATGGGTATTACTAGGTCTTACTACTTTCGTTGTAGCTGCCCGCTTGATATACAagtccttctcgtcggcaCAGCTCGGACTCGATGACCTGTTCACTTTACTAGCCTACCTCGCTGTTCTTCCGTCCTTCATCATCAACGTTGTCGGCCTCATCCCCGCCGGGCTAGGCAAGGACATATGGACCCTCACACCACATCAAATCGAGAGTTTCGGTTACTGGTTCTACCTTTTGGAGCCCATGTATTTCATCCAGATGGGCTTAGTTAAGATGGCAATCTTATGCTTCTACATGCGCATCTTTGACCGCGCCGGCCTTAGAACCCTTTTATGGGCCACGGTTGTCTTCAACGCTGTCAACActgtcgtcttcgtcctcgtcggcgtcttccaATGTACCCCTATCTCGTTCTACTGGACGAGGTGGGATGGCGAGGGAAAGGGCACTTGTATCAACATCAATGCGGTCCCGTGGGTGaacgccatcatcagcatTGCTTTGGATCTTTGGATGCTTTTCCTACCCCTGTCGAGGATCCGGACTCTGAATCTTCATTGGTGGAAGAAGATCGCCGTCACGCTCATGTTCTGTGTCGGTACTTT CGTAACCATTGTCAGCATTCTGAGACTCCAGTCGCTGGTTCGCTTCGCGAATTCCAAGAACCCTACATGGGATCAATATGGAATCGCCTTTTGGACATGTCTTGAGGTCCCTACCGGGATAATCTGCTGCTGTATGCCGGCTATGCGTCTCATTCTCATAAAGTCGTTCCCGAGGCTCTTCGGGAAGCTCACCGAGCGCCACAATTCAAAAAAGTATGCAGTTCCCTCAAACGAGGAGgaccggagccggagccgtAATCGCATTTCTCGCGTCCCGGTTCCGGAGGGCTCGACTACCGAGCCCCAATCGGCTCCGCAGAACTCCAAAAATATCGTATACGCCGGACAATCTGCGGTCGAGGCTCACGACTCTTCGAGTCTGTTTGCAATGACAGAATTAGAGGCGGGGAGCGCCAAGGATAGCATGTCTCGAAGCCATAGATCAACGTCGCCCTCGCGCTCCTCCAGCGCAATGTCAGGCCAGGAAGTATCCATACGGAGGTAG
- a CDS encoding Putative nucleic acid-binding protein has translation MSTFSIQAFYQKEPLTSSEITLAMKSSTKDVAFTQAEVEAGHNPLKRPWNPTEVYEEVCIGHIQPGPTRIRFTGRIVNYAAAFLGIKNTYSRPAHQLVVADGTGAIGVRLIPIGIPASLLIIGKLVTVWASWARTAAGLNHGNIPFVTMYTPVNPSDAGTKQFIQFLLDTPQNQRLCRAPLEYDDIDTQNPKPLPGLMTLGQYLKTGHDIQGARILVCVKNVGARKLIMIQDRTREVALLEVTVYDDTASCVLTLWEDKTNSAKLWKPSETILLLTSPKLVPPRDTKPMLWSAGISLNYNTLVDVDPDFQDAKWLREWVKNRVRKEGVYLSFPKGLWDADNAVHGPFRPLFTLAEVDDFARSDPATDFTGKLNLAILEFNLLELHRRDMMCSAECCGVPIYANQSSATCKNCMKENPLVLNPRIMGTLADETGCVVQGKLVWSDEAWSELFFPDTMSNHPRPEPETLDGAKTSPAPVVSPSSWRELTMMETNGLRMLEEQMLYARLTLTFG, from the exons ATGTCAACATTCTCCATCCAAGCGTTTTATCAAAAAGAGCCCCTGACTTCGTCCGAAATCACCCTGGCCATGAAGTCATCAACAAAAGATGTTGCTTTCACACAGGcagaggtcgaggccggccatAACCCTTTGAAGCGTCCATGGAATCCAACGGAGGTCTACGAAGAGGTCTGTATCGGCCATATCCAACCGGGCCCAACCCGCATCCGCTTCACTGGTCGCATTGTCAACTACGCTGCGGCTTTCCTTGGCATCAAGAACACCTATAGCCGTCCGGCACATCAGTTAGTTGTCGCAGATGGCACCGGCGCTATAGGG GTCAGGCTTATTCCTATTGGCATACCGGCCTCTCTTTTGATTATAGGAAAACTCGTCACCGTCTGGGCTAGCTGGGCACGTACCGCGGCCGGTCTGAATCATGGGAACATTCCCTTTGTGACGATGTACACGCCAGTCAACCCGTCAGACGCAGGTACGAAACAGTTCATTCAGTTCTTGCTCGATACTCCACAGAACCAGCGACTGTGCCGGGCCCCCTTAGAGTATGATGATATCGACACGCAGAACCCGAAGCCACTCCCTGGCCTGATGACTCTAGGCCAATATCTCAAGACAGGACATGACATCCAGGGAGCTCGCATCTTGGTCTGTGTCAAGAACGTCGGCGCCCGCAAACTTATCATGATACAAGACCGCACGAGAGAGGTTGCGCTGCTCGAAGTTACAGTTTATGACGACACCGCCAGCTGCGTCTTGACTCTCTGGGAAGACAAAACCAATTCCGCCAAGCTATGGAAGCCCAGCGAAACAATTCTGCTTCTAACGAGTCCAAAGCTCGTGCCTCCACGAGACACGAAGCCAATGCTTTGGAGCGCCGGCATCAGCCTGAACTACAACACACTCGTTGATGTTGATCCAGACTTCCAGGATGCCAAGTGGCTTCGAGAATGGGTGAAGAACAGAGTAAGGAAGGAGGGCGTGTATTTGTCTTTCCCGAAAGGCCTCTGGGATGCAGACAACGCTGTTCATGGCCCCTTCCGGCCTCTTTTTACCCTTGCCGAAGTGGACGACTTCGCCCGTAGCGACCCGGCCACGGACTTTACCGGCAAATTGAATCTTGCGATCCTTGAGTTCAACCTGCTGGAGCTCCATCGAAGAGATATGATGTGCAGTGCAGAGTG TTGTGGAGTACCCATATATGCAAACCAATCATCCGCGACGTGCAAGAATTGCATGAAGGAGAATCCTCTCGTCCTAAACCCCCGTATAATGGGTACTCTGGCAGACGAAACAGGATGCGTTGTACAGGGGAAGCTTGTCTGGAGTGACGAGGCCTGGAGCGAGCTCTTCTTCCCCGACACCATGTCTAACCACCCGAGACCGGAGCCGGAGACACTGGATGGGGCGAAGACGTCTCCTGCTCCCGTAGTTTCGCCTTCTTCATGGAGAGAACTTACTATGATGGAGACCAATGGACTCAGAATGCTGGAGGAGCAGATGCTGTACGCTCGTCTCACGTTGACATTCGGCTAG